The following coding sequences lie in one Methanolacinia paynteri genomic window:
- a CDS encoding MFS transporter, with product MKERLSIIFGVFVVMALSNAVVPVLPSFAKELPAVQGAIYSAYFLGAFLTVYPAGLLSDKIGKVLLIRAGLILTIISGAAIVFFQGAYEVILFRVIEGVGAGMFISAALSWVNERKDHKRLSGYFFGFLNLGLVLGLIVTGLLEEPFGERGGMVFFTLASVIPLMLNLSARESVQVVKAEAETLRIISDYRWLYLSTIILVGSTGVLTSLYPEFTDESPVVLSIIIGIMNVSTIVSSLIASRASFSPVPVIRTGALLMAISVALAYFAPEAGILPIIIVFVLVGLIAGFILVGQTDFLAGTGYRQGVVVGLFNTASYGGMTFLPYASGLLSQYVSYFMGFIFTAVLSLVVFITIGRCECRNRV from the coding sequence ATGAAAGAACGCCTTTCGATAATTTTTGGCGTATTCGTCGTAATGGCGCTTTCAAATGCAGTGGTTCCGGTTCTTCCCTCTTTTGCAAAAGAACTCCCGGCAGTACAGGGTGCGATCTACTCAGCTTATTTTCTGGGTGCCTTTCTGACAGTCTACCCTGCAGGGTTATTGTCCGATAAGATCGGGAAGGTTCTTTTAATCAGAGCAGGTCTGATACTGACTATAATATCAGGCGCTGCCATCGTCTTTTTTCAGGGAGCGTATGAAGTAATTCTCTTCAGGGTCATTGAGGGGGTAGGCGCCGGGATGTTCATATCCGCTGCGCTCTCGTGGGTCAACGAACGGAAGGATCACAAGCGGCTTAGCGGGTATTTCTTCGGTTTCCTTAACCTGGGACTTGTTCTCGGTCTCATTGTAACAGGACTTCTGGAGGAGCCTTTCGGGGAAAGGGGCGGAATGGTATTTTTTACTCTTGCATCGGTAATTCCTCTCATGCTGAATCTATCAGCCCGTGAGAGCGTTCAGGTTGTGAAGGCCGAGGCGGAGACCCTGAGGATTATATCGGATTACCGGTGGCTGTACCTCTCGACGATAATCCTTGTAGGTTCGACCGGCGTTCTGACATCATTGTATCCTGAATTTACTGATGAAAGCCCTGTCGTTTTGAGCATCATAATCGGGATCATGAATGTGTCGACGATCGTCTCGTCTCTTATCGCATCGAGAGCTTCGTTCAGTCCTGTTCCGGTTATCAGGACGGGGGCGCTTCTTATGGCGATTTCCGTTGCGCTTGCCTATTTTGCACCTGAAGCGGGAATTTTGCCTATTATAATTGTTTTTGTACTCGTCGGTTTAATAGCGGGATTCATCCTGGTCGGGCAGACGGATTTTCTGGCCGGGACAGGCTACAGGCAGGGAGTTGTAGTCGGTCTATTCAATACTGCTTCTTATGGTGGGATGACGTTTCTCCCGTATGCATCGGGGCTTTTGTCTCAGTACGTGAGTTATTTCATGGGTTTCATTTTTACCGCCGTTCTTTCGCTGGTTGTCTTTATTACGATCGGAAGGTGCGAGTGCAGAAACAGAGTGTGA
- a CDS encoding beta-CASP ribonuclease aCPSF1, with product VRTPPIESTTVKQIRQYLRSVKDERKEFLRTIGRRIHRDVTSKDKWVRVTTLGCCREVGRAAFLLSTPESKVLIDCGEKPGSTEGVPYLYVPEIYPLNTLDAVVLTHAHLDHCALVPLLYRYGFEGPVYSTPATRDLAVMLQLDYLEVVTNEANQAPYTSKEVQEYLKRSIVLNYGSVTDIAPDIKLTYHNAGHILGSAIAHFHVGDGLYNIAFSGDFNYGKTRLFGPATSQFPRLETIFVESTYGGANDIQPSKNDAEEKLYEAVNTTISRGGKVIIPAFAVGRSQEVMLTLEEGMRLEKIPKVKVYLDGMIKEATAIHTTYPEYLNPELRKQIFQDGMNPFLSDCFVQVDSPAIRENVIGGEPSIIITTSGMLNGGPVMEYLNGLAGDEKNMLIFVGYQADGTMGRRIQKGWKEIPLGRRGSIVINLEIQTIDGFSGHSDRNQLMRYINHLNPRPEKVFTIHGDEKNAIDLASSIYKRFRIETHAPRNLETYRMI from the coding sequence TGTCAGGACTCCCCCGATCGAGAGCACGACCGTCAAACAGATCCGCCAGTACCTGAGATCGGTTAAGGACGAGAGAAAAGAATTTTTAAGAACGATCGGCCGGAGAATTCACAGGGATGTTACAAGCAAGGACAAATGGGTCCGTGTTACCACGCTCGGATGCTGCAGGGAGGTCGGCAGGGCCGCGTTCCTGTTGTCTACACCGGAGAGCAAGGTCCTAATCGATTGCGGGGAGAAGCCGGGAAGCACCGAGGGAGTCCCTTACCTCTATGTTCCTGAGATCTATCCTTTAAACACGCTTGATGCTGTGGTCCTGACTCATGCCCACCTCGATCACTGTGCGCTCGTTCCTCTTTTGTACAGGTACGGTTTTGAAGGTCCTGTATACAGCACCCCGGCGACAAGGGATCTTGCGGTAATGCTCCAGCTCGATTACCTTGAAGTCGTCACGAACGAGGCGAACCAGGCTCCGTATACCTCAAAGGAGGTGCAGGAATACCTGAAGAGATCAATCGTTCTCAACTATGGAAGTGTGACCGATATCGCGCCTGACATTAAGCTTACATATCACAATGCCGGCCATATTCTCGGTTCGGCAATCGCTCATTTCCACGTCGGCGACGGATTGTACAATATTGCGTTCAGCGGGGACTTCAACTACGGAAAGACGCGTCTGTTCGGCCCTGCGACTTCCCAGTTCCCGAGGCTCGAGACGATCTTTGTGGAGAGCACCTATGGTGGTGCAAATGATATCCAGCCCTCCAAGAATGATGCGGAGGAGAAGCTCTACGAGGCCGTCAATACCACGATCAGCCGCGGCGGAAAGGTAATCATCCCTGCATTCGCTGTAGGACGTTCACAGGAGGTCATGCTGACCCTCGAAGAAGGCATGAGGCTTGAGAAGATCCCGAAGGTGAAGGTATATCTCGACGGAATGATCAAGGAGGCGACGGCAATTCATACGACATACCCCGAATATCTCAACCCTGAACTCAGGAAACAGATATTCCAGGACGGCATGAATCCGTTCCTCTCGGACTGCTTCGTGCAGGTCGACTCACCGGCAATCAGGGAGAATGTCATCGGGGGCGAGCCCTCGATCATTATCACGACGAGCGGTATGCTGAACGGTGGGCCTGTGATGGAATACCTGAACGGCCTTGCCGGCGACGAAAAGAACATGCTGATATTCGTCGGTTACCAGGCCGACGGTACCATGGGAAGGAGAATCCAGAAGGGCTGGAAGGAGATTCCCCTGGGCCGGCGCGGCAGTATAGTGATCAATCTCGAAATCCAGACGATCGACGGTTTCTCGGGACACTCCGACAGGAACCAGCTGATGAGATATATCAATCACCTGAACCCGAGGCCTGAGAAGGTCTTTACGATTCACGGGGACGAGAAGAACGCGATCGACCTTGCGTCTTCGATATACAAGCGTTTCAGGATCGAGACGCATGCACCGAGAAATCTTGAAACATACAGGATGATATAA
- the psmB gene encoding archaeal proteasome endopeptidase complex subunit beta, whose protein sequence is MQSTSENILKGTTTVGLVFDGGVILATERRATMGNMIASKKAKKVYQIADRIGMTTAGGVGDAQQLARWVQVECSLYNIRRGREMSVGAAASVLSNILNNNRMMPYYVQLLVGGVDSGGPSIYSVDALGGASPEDDIVATGSGSPFAYGVLEDRFEKNMPEKDCVDLAIRALRSAMRRDSASGEDISVVVITKDKYEEFMEKGIQK, encoded by the coding sequence ATGCAGAGTACCTCTGAAAATATACTTAAAGGGACAACAACAGTCGGACTTGTTTTTGATGGCGGAGTTATTCTGGCAACAGAAAGAAGGGCGACTATGGGAAATATGATCGCCAGCAAGAAAGCCAAGAAGGTCTACCAGATCGCAGACCGGATCGGGATGACGACTGCAGGAGGTGTAGGAGACGCCCAGCAGCTGGCAAGATGGGTCCAGGTGGAATGCAGCCTCTACAATATACGAAGAGGCAGAGAGATGTCAGTAGGAGCGGCAGCATCCGTGCTCAGCAATATTTTGAACAACAACAGGATGATGCCCTACTACGTACAGCTCCTCGTAGGCGGAGTGGACTCCGGCGGACCTTCGATATATTCCGTGGATGCACTTGGCGGAGCATCCCCTGAGGATGATATCGTCGCTACCGGTTCCGGTTCTCCTTTTGCATACGGTGTCCTTGAAGACAGGTTCGAGAAAAATATGCCCGAAAAGGACTGTGTCGACCTTGCAATCCGCGCATTGCGTTCTGCTATGAGACGTGACTCGGCATCAGGCGAGGACATTAGTGTTGTTGTTATAACGAAAGACAAATATGAAGAATTTATGGAAAAAGGAATACAAAAATAG
- a CDS encoding PEGA domain-containing protein: MMNSMKNYRYFAYILLLLAAVALAAPSVYAWDFTGSTISDYNHVNIETANGAGYYVGFREAGGGLNALHITTGISSPYGQVSTVSSDSGTFYLADTGGRGYFDKVILMVAIKAPDSGEELSEDLKINIKASGYRWTSSGVENQPPLASEITYARNSIDRSFGLYSVTYGPQSWKPSGEASHPIMYDQGRSDEFYIFFVDTGVGVLGKNSEITGLTDNGMAKIEYSIENYNGETIVFNVYGYALNANAVQNGIAWTNKIEGTTTDKNSDTSSSGYILLLGSSASPDGEFSNSEAIDYGSDGGVSYSSSEVWSPSVGNLNITSRPVGANIYIDDVDSGQVTNASFADLPAGDYTVRVDLQDYDPAESEVHIKAGYITTRNFNLTQASGRCTVLSDVRGARVYIDDEETLCYANWTFTDILTGNHTITIKTADGRNFSKEIYVGRDNETTVFFETSPNDLSTAGNITEVVDDFETVSNNSTANIEPGPETDSPATPVSSGTDTGIMEQFFSFITGVISPEASVSPAASGFSGSEEKIPANNIPGAVPESVNITDDSGEFAEEATGENVSLQQTQIGSVYVTSYPKEMEIYIDGVDTDYTTPHLIYGLKKGYHKIQVKKQNSFSDSKEVYVPAGEPTPVHFNLVDVDNQIVSISVSSKYIATFAVNGELPYSDVPSKVKAESFGSYLTFNDGENYYSMTLPFLSGGESFVLKKGENVGSLGVASDPDDADIYIDGMKTGYRTPCVLDNIGDGYHRLKVIRDGYLPVEKEISFICEGNAVDDSYSFVLEEISTGNLMITSDPQGCMIFLRGDYTGQVTPYTFEDIPIGTYDVGVMFNRTIFKDKEITVQSSKKYGDTILNITLEVPDSI; this comes from the coding sequence ATGATGAATTCTATGAAAAATTACAGGTATTTTGCATATATCCTGCTTTTATTGGCGGCAGTCGCATTGGCTGCGCCCTCCGTATATGCCTGGGACTTCACCGGCAGCACAATCAGCGACTATAACCATGTGAATATAGAAACTGCAAACGGTGCCGGTTACTATGTCGGGTTCCGGGAAGCAGGTGGAGGACTGAATGCACTGCATATTACAACAGGTATTTCTTCACCATATGGGCAGGTGTCGACCGTATCTTCCGATTCAGGAACGTTCTATCTTGCCGATACCGGGGGGAGGGGATATTTTGATAAAGTCATACTCATGGTGGCGATAAAAGCCCCTGACTCGGGAGAAGAACTCAGCGAGGACCTGAAGATCAATATAAAAGCGAGCGGTTATCGCTGGACATCAAGCGGAGTAGAAAATCAGCCCCCGCTCGCCTCGGAGATAACATATGCCAGGAATTCCATCGATCGCAGTTTCGGATTATATTCCGTTACATATGGCCCCCAGAGTTGGAAACCGTCAGGTGAGGCCAGCCATCCCATAATGTACGACCAGGGCAGATCCGATGAGTTCTACATCTTCTTTGTTGATACCGGTGTGGGTGTCCTGGGTAAAAACAGCGAAATCACCGGCCTAACAGATAACGGAATGGCAAAGATCGAATATTCGATTGAAAACTATAACGGGGAGACCATCGTGTTCAATGTATACGGGTATGCCCTCAATGCCAATGCCGTCCAGAACGGGATAGCATGGACCAACAAGATCGAAGGGACGACTACAGATAAGAACTCCGACACGTCTTCAAGCGGATATATCTTATTGCTGGGTTCCTCAGCGTCCCCGGATGGTGAATTTTCAAATTCGGAGGCAATAGATTATGGCAGTGACGGCGGGGTTTCATATTCCAGCTCAGAAGTATGGTCTCCTTCGGTAGGGAATCTGAATATAACAAGCAGGCCTGTCGGAGCGAATATATATATCGACGATGTCGATTCAGGACAAGTGACCAATGCCTCGTTTGCAGATCTTCCTGCAGGGGATTACACCGTTCGTGTGGATTTGCAGGATTACGATCCTGCAGAAAGCGAAGTCCACATAAAGGCGGGTTATATTACAACCCGGAATTTCAATCTGACACAGGCGTCCGGGCGATGTACGGTCCTCTCAGACGTACGGGGCGCCAGGGTCTATATAGACGATGAAGAAACCCTCTGTTATGCCAACTGGACGTTTACCGACATTCTTACGGGCAATCATACTATAACCATAAAAACAGCGGACGGCAGAAACTTTTCTAAGGAAATATATGTCGGCCGGGATAATGAAACGACGGTTTTCTTTGAAACTTCTCCAAATGACCTGTCAACGGCCGGGAACATAACCGAAGTCGTGGATGATTTTGAAACGGTTTCCAATAATTCTACAGCGAATATAGAACCGGGGCCTGAGACGGACTCTCCCGCTACGCCGGTGTCCTCAGGAACAGACACGGGAATTATGGAACAGTTTTTCTCGTTCATTACCGGTGTAATAAGTCCCGAAGCCTCCGTGTCTCCGGCCGCTTCAGGATTCTCCGGCTCCGAAGAAAAAATCCCTGCGAATAACATTCCCGGTGCAGTGCCCGAAAGCGTAAATATTACGGATGATTCAGGTGAATTCGCGGAAGAAGCAACTGGTGAGAACGTCAGCCTGCAGCAAACCCAGATCGGGAGTGTCTATGTAACCTCATACCCCAAAGAGATGGAAATATATATAGACGGTGTCGATACCGATTACACCACCCCCCACCTGATCTACGGCCTTAAGAAAGGATATCACAAGATCCAGGTGAAAAAGCAGAATTCATTCTCTGATTCCAAAGAAGTATATGTACCTGCAGGAGAACCGACTCCGGTTCATTTCAATCTGGTTGATGTCGACAATCAAATAGTCAGTATATCCGTTTCATCTAAATATATAGCGACCTTTGCCGTTAACGGAGAGTTGCCATATTCCGATGTCCCTTCAAAGGTGAAGGCCGAATCATTCGGCAGTTACCTGACCTTTAATGACGGTGAAAATTATTACTCGATGACGCTTCCTTTTCTTTCAGGCGGTGAATCGTTCGTGCTGAAGAAGGGTGAAAATGTGGGATCTCTCGGTGTTGCAAGCGATCCTGACGATGCTGATATTTACATTGACGGCATGAAAACAGGGTACAGAACACCATGTGTCCTGGACAATATCGGGGACGGCTATCACAGGCTCAAAGTGATAAGAGACGGATATTTGCCGGTAGAAAAGGAAATATCGTTTATATGTGAAGGTAATGCCGTGGATGATTCTTACAGTTTTGTCCTGGAGGAGATCTCTACCGGGAATCTTATGATTACAAGCGATCCCCAGGGGTGCATGATCTTTCTCAGGGGAGATTATACGGGTCAGGTAACCCCATACACGTTCGAGGATATTCCTATCGGAACATACGATGTAGGAGTCATGTTTAACAGAACGATATTCAAAGACAAGGAGATAACAGTCCAGTCCTCGAAGAAATACGGGGACACTATTCTCAATATCACTCTTGAGGTGCCCGATTCGATTTGA
- a CDS encoding CoB--CoM heterodisulfide reductase iron-sulfur subunit A family protein, which yields MRKVAVIGAGITGIQAALDLSRHGIEVHLIEKEPYIGGHVAQLGRIFPTGDWSACILASKINEVLRAPGITLHTMTEVTGLEGEPGNFTLHLRKHPRFVDADKCTGCCACSDVCPVELYNEFDAGLGVRKAIYKPYNEAVPIAAIRDSDHCINCNLCFDACPNDAVLRNDEDGITDLSIQEICSVVVSTGYRMYDPRNEPRYRYLAMPDVITSLEFERMISPDGPTGGEIRRLSNGKIPKSIVFVQCVGSRNIAVGRNFCSAVCCMYTIKNAGLVKEKYGDSINVTILKAETRAYGKDYQEYNHRIKQTYEIKVLRCTPGSIEYGEGNRMRIVAEKVKKGFPETPIVVLEPELVVLAAGMAPSKDVESISRIMGLDRSSVDGFFCPNEQVLDPTGTPRPGIYIAGTAIAPKDINDCVNQAEAVSMKVFVDAYSD from the coding sequence ATGAGAAAGGTTGCAGTTATCGGGGCCGGTATTACCGGGATACAGGCGGCTCTCGATCTGAGCAGACATGGTATTGAAGTACACCTTATTGAAAAAGAGCCATATATCGGGGGGCATGTTGCGCAGCTCGGGAGGATATTTCCCACCGGAGACTGGTCGGCATGCATACTCGCCTCAAAGATAAACGAGGTCCTCCGGGCTCCCGGAATAACACTCCATACAATGACAGAAGTGACAGGGCTCGAAGGCGAACCCGGCAATTTTACACTTCATCTAAGGAAACATCCGCGATTTGTTGATGCGGATAAATGCACCGGCTGCTGTGCCTGCTCCGATGTATGCCCTGTGGAACTGTATAACGAGTTCGATGCCGGCCTCGGGGTTCGCAAGGCAATATACAAACCTTATAACGAGGCCGTCCCAATCGCAGCGATCCGCGATTCGGATCATTGCATAAACTGCAACCTTTGCTTTGATGCCTGTCCCAACGACGCTGTTCTGAGGAACGATGAAGACGGTATAACGGATCTCTCTATACAAGAGATCTGCTCCGTTGTCGTTTCCACAGGCTACAGGATGTACGATCCGCGAAACGAGCCCAGGTATCGTTATCTTGCCATGCCCGACGTCATCACCAGCCTCGAATTTGAAAGAATGATCAGCCCCGACGGCCCGACCGGTGGAGAGATAAGGCGGCTGTCCAACGGAAAAATCCCGAAATCCATTGTATTCGTCCAGTGTGTCGGCTCGCGCAATATTGCAGTCGGGCGGAATTTCTGCTCCGCTGTCTGCTGCATGTATACTATAAAGAATGCAGGACTAGTCAAGGAGAAGTATGGGGATTCGATCAATGTTACGATACTCAAAGCCGAGACGCGTGCCTACGGCAAAGATTACCAGGAGTATAATCACAGGATAAAACAGACCTATGAGATCAAGGTCTTAAGGTGCACCCCCGGTTCGATAGAATACGGAGAGGGCAATCGCATGAGAATCGTTGCCGAGAAGGTGAAGAAGGGCTTTCCTGAAACTCCCATCGTCGTCCTTGAGCCGGAGCTTGTGGTTCTCGCTGCAGGGATGGCCCCGTCAAAGGATGTCGAATCAATTTCACGGATAATGGGGCTGGATAGATCTTCTGTCGACGGTTTCTTCTGCCCGAACGAACAGGTCCTGGACCCGACCGGGACCCCCAGACCCGGCATATACATTGCCGGCACCGCCATAGCGCCGAAAGACATAAACGACTGCGTCAACCAGGCGGAGGCCGTCTCAATGAAAGTGTTTGTAGATGCATATTCCGATTAG
- a CDS encoding threonine aldolase family protein, giving the protein MRHHSFRSEEYAGVQQEAGSAIGKIQNEDELFFKLRKHFDYNVCPFYVPDRNTALALAHSSMTGPGDLYLCSSTSYVASRGHAAIKNIAGIEPLEVQSEFGKITPAAISGSLESAGAEDRERCRVVSISQPTEYGMIYSPKEISEICRCAHENGMQVIMDGSRIFFAAAKILKAFREQTMDAGVDATTFGGEKNGAPEGEAVLIFKKDAAEKFRENCKKNNTDTSGASAFSSGINRLLTERLWRYNAIHANEMAKKLAEGISGIPGIKLFCKVETNKVLAEVSPEIFQKLKDNYSLKSFRCPDQTVRFVTNYKTSESEIEELTGILRSTEQAEQDDNIHSS; this is encoded by the coding sequence ATGAGACATCATTCATTTCGTTCGGAGGAATATGCAGGAGTCCAGCAGGAAGCAGGCAGCGCCATCGGAAAGATACAGAATGAAGACGAACTTTTTTTCAAGCTGAGAAAACATTTTGATTACAATGTCTGTCCTTTTTATGTCCCTGACAGGAATACTGCGCTTGCACTTGCACATTCATCCATGACGGGACCGGGCGATCTGTATCTATGCTCTTCCACTTCGTATGTCGCCAGCAGGGGCCATGCAGCCATAAAAAATATCGCAGGCATCGAACCCCTGGAAGTCCAATCCGAATTCGGGAAAATCACCCCCGCTGCAATCTCCGGGTCCCTTGAATCAGCCGGGGCCGAAGACAGAGAGAGATGCAGGGTAGTCTCCATCTCACAGCCGACCGAGTACGGTATGATATACTCCCCGAAAGAGATCTCGGAAATCTGCAGGTGTGCGCATGAAAACGGGATGCAGGTCATAATGGACGGCTCAAGGATTTTTTTTGCGGCGGCGAAGATCCTTAAGGCATTCCGCGAGCAGACAATGGATGCAGGAGTGGATGCGACAACATTCGGAGGAGAAAAGAACGGAGCTCCGGAAGGAGAGGCCGTATTGATCTTTAAAAAAGATGCCGCAGAGAAGTTCAGGGAAAACTGCAAAAAAAACAATACCGATACATCAGGCGCATCCGCTTTTTCTTCAGGAATCAACCGCCTGCTGACCGAACGTCTCTGGAGATACAATGCAATTCACGCAAATGAAATGGCAAAAAAACTCGCAGAAGGAATCTCGGGGATTCCGGGAATCAAACTTTTCTGCAAGGTCGAGACAAATAAAGTTCTGGCAGAGGTCTCGCCTGAAATATTCCAGAAGTTAAAGGATAACTACAGTCTCAAATCGTTCAGGTGCCCTGACCAGACTGTGAGGTTCGTAACAAACTACAAAACCTCGGAGTCCGAGATAGAAGAGCTTACAGGGATTCTACGGTCAACCGAACAAGCGGAACAGGACGACAATATTCATTCTTCCTGA
- a CDS encoding vWA domain-containing protein codes for MIVEFEDPIWLAGLIFVPLIILYSRYFSKRKYLRALEFSKLSVIKAANPGKRGERLLKVTFSLGLIAIAFIFIGLAGPQLPLEQTKEGVNIVFALDTSGSMKAADYQPDRITAAKEAIGTLINQLDPKDYAGIITFDSGASTAAYLSPDKQRVIEKLGMIAASDDSTAIGDGLALAVDMSKSIPNRKSVVILLSDGESNAGYVSPQTAAEFAKESGVQVFTVAMGSSEKVLVGYDWANNPRYATVDEETLEYIADSTGGGFYSSVDEKTLGNIYSQLDDAIVHEKEKTPVGWLFFLLAGLLVIAEYLIRYGRWRVLP; via the coding sequence GTGATAGTCGAATTCGAAGACCCTATCTGGCTTGCAGGACTCATCTTTGTTCCCCTGATAATCCTGTACAGCCGGTACTTTTCAAAGAGAAAATATCTCAGGGCCCTTGAATTCTCGAAGCTCTCGGTGATAAAGGCAGCGAATCCCGGAAAAAGGGGGGAAAGGCTCCTGAAGGTCACGTTTTCCCTCGGGCTTATAGCGATTGCATTTATCTTCATTGGTCTTGCAGGCCCACAGTTACCTCTTGAACAGACCAAAGAGGGTGTAAACATCGTATTTGCGCTTGACACCTCGGGCAGTATGAAGGCGGCCGATTACCAGCCGGACAGGATCACCGCTGCGAAAGAGGCGATCGGTACACTCATAAACCAGCTCGACCCGAAGGACTACGCGGGAATAATAACGTTCGATTCCGGGGCCTCGACTGCCGCCTATCTCAGTCCCGATAAGCAAAGAGTGATCGAAAAACTCGGGATGATCGCCGCAAGCGACGATTCCACGGCGATAGGAGACGGCCTTGCACTGGCGGTCGATATGTCGAAGTCGATCCCGAACAGGAAAAGCGTTGTTATACTGTTATCGGACGGTGAGTCCAACGCAGGCTATGTATCCCCGCAGACTGCTGCAGAATTTGCGAAGGAGAGCGGAGTCCAGGTATTCACCGTCGCGATGGGCTCCTCGGAGAAGGTGCTTGTAGGATACGACTGGGCGAACAATCCCCGGTATGCGACCGTTGACGAGGAGACGCTCGAATATATTGCGGATTCCACAGGCGGCGGGTTCTACAGTTCGGTGGATGAAAAAACACTTGGCAATATCTATTCGCAGCTGGACGATGCGATAGTCCATGAAAAGGAGAAAACTCCGGTGGGCTGGCTCTTCTTTTTGCTCGCAGGGTTGCTGGTGATAGCAGAATACCTTATTCGCTACGGCAGGTGGCGGGTTCTTCCATGA
- a CDS encoding DUF58 domain-containing protein, giving the protein MNPEIIDPSAPSAITPLTVGEALQKASEIEIVVAKLSEEIGTGSHRSAFSGTGSEFLELKEYTFGDDIRAIDWNSTARLCETYLRVFTEDHDTPVYVLIDRSASGTFGREISKDEKIFGIAISLIFSASVRGDPVGMCIFTDKVELFVPPGRGRRHVSYLVSRLINFRPESQGTDLGNALSALLPAIKKRSLVVILSDFDSPPFEREIGLLSARHEIRPVWIRDRSEYELADIGYLVLRDPETGEEMIVNTSDGDLREKFAEANAARDEEIKGAFGNYGIRPLEIYTDDDDLSSLKIYFRLCGMVAEQ; this is encoded by the coding sequence ATGAACCCTGAGATCATCGATCCGTCCGCTCCTTCTGCGATAACCCCTCTTACAGTAGGCGAGGCCCTGCAAAAGGCATCGGAGATCGAGATCGTCGTGGCAAAATTGTCCGAGGAGATCGGAACCGGCTCTCACAGGTCTGCTTTCTCGGGAACCGGTTCGGAATTCCTGGAGCTGAAGGAGTATACGTTCGGGGACGACATCCGGGCGATAGACTGGAACAGTACCGCAAGACTCTGCGAGACATATCTCAGAGTATTTACCGAAGATCACGACACCCCTGTGTATGTTTTAATCGACAGGAGCGCTTCCGGGACATTCGGGCGGGAGATCTCGAAGGACGAAAAGATCTTCGGGATCGCGATTTCACTGATCTTCTCGGCGTCGGTGCGTGGAGATCCAGTGGGGATGTGCATATTCACAGATAAGGTCGAGCTGTTCGTTCCCCCCGGCAGGGGACGAAGGCATGTCTCGTACCTTGTCAGCCGGCTGATAAATTTCAGGCCGGAGTCACAGGGGACGGACCTGGGAAATGCACTCTCTGCTCTCCTTCCGGCGATAAAAAAGAGGTCTCTCGTGGTAATCCTGTCGGACTTCGACTCTCCGCCATTCGAAAGGGAGATCGGTCTCTTGTCGGCAAGGCACGAGATCAGGCCGGTATGGATCAGGGACAGATCCGAATATGAACTGGCGGACATTGGCTATCTCGTCCTTCGCGACCCGGAGACGGGAGAGGAGATGATAGTAAACACCTCTGACGGCGATCTCCGGGAGAAGTTCGCGGAGGCAAATGCCGCAAGGGATGAAGAGATCAAAGGGGCGTTCGGAAATTACGGGATACGTCCCCTGGAGATCTATACGGATGACGACGACCTTTCGTCCCTCAAAATATACTTCAGGCTGTGCGGGATGGTGGCCGAACAGTGA